A genomic segment from Oncorhynchus gorbuscha isolate QuinsamMale2020 ecotype Even-year unplaced genomic scaffold, OgorEven_v1.0 Un_scaffold_5585, whole genome shotgun sequence encodes:
- the LOC124029122 gene encoding cilia- and flagella-associated protein 251-like, with protein MSSLSCSPPDEEEEVCWTEKEGLVKEEEEAVTVKIEVEGEAVIVKEEEKDITVKEEEDSFRVKEEEDVTVKEEEEDSFRVKEEEDVTVKEEEEEREDAVYGVKEDEETGYLGPVSQSYLKASRHGSTDGVSREMLLGNRGLKNTREGCDYRGASTTA; from the exons ATGAGTTCACTGAGCTGCTCTCCTcctgatgaagaagaggaggtctgctggacggagaaagaaggTCTCGTGAAAGAGGAAGAAGAAGCTGTTACAGTAAAAATAGAAGTAGAGGGTGAAGCTGTtatagtgaaagaagaagagaaagacattacagtgaaagaagaggaagactcgttcagagtgaaagaggaagaggatgttacagtaaaagaagaggaggaagactcgttcagagtgaaagaggaagaggatgttacagtaaaagaagaggaggaagagagagaggatgcagtTTATGGAGTGAAAGAGGATGAGGAAACTGGATATCTGGGCCCCGTTTCCCAAAGTTATCTTAAGGCGTCTAGACATGGTTCTACAGATGGAGTTAGCCGTgaaatgcttttgggaaaccggggcCTGAAAAAcacta GAGAAGGATGTGACTAtcggggagcctcaacaacagcatga